A single Phragmites australis chromosome 4, lpPhrAust1.1, whole genome shotgun sequence DNA region contains:
- the LOC133915776 gene encoding uncharacterized protein LOC133915776 produces MLGSIDCMHWRWKNCPTAWSGSFTGHVSAPTIILEAVASRDLWIWHAFFGMPGSLNDINVLHRSHFLNNLAAGEAPKVQYSINGHHYTMGYYLADGIYSEWATFVKPIQSVVGRKRQHFVVQQAAARKDVEQAFGVLQSRFPIVRGAARLWDQETLNNVMTAYIIMHNMIIKDERSDGEVERMYEGAGEVVEPLHDPTPPPPTASIYAEVSCYKKQAGSSATP; encoded by the coding sequence ATGCTGGGAAGCAttgattgcatgcattggaggtggaagaactgtccgACGGCGTGGTCGGGTTCTTTCACCGGCCATGTCAGCGCACCGACGATCATTCTAGAGGCGGTGGCGTCGCGGGACCtgtggatttggcatgccttcttcGGCATGCCAGGTTCTCTGAACGACATCAACGTGCTGCACCGCTCACATTTCCTCAACAATCTTGCCGCTGGCGAGGCCCCCAAGGTACAATACTCCATTAATGGACACCATTACACCATGGGGTACTACCTTGCAGACGGCATCTATTCGGAGTGGGCCACGTTCGTGAAGCCCATACAATCTGTAGTTGGGAGGAAGCGGCAACACTTCGTGGTTCAGCAGGCGGCAGCACGGAAGGATGTGGAACAGGCCTTCGGAGTCCTGCAGTCCCGGTTTCCCATAGTCCGGGGGGCAGCGAGGTTATGGGATCAGGAAACCCTTAACAACGTCATGACCGCCTATattatcatgcacaacatgataatcaAAGATGAGAGATCGGATGGGGAAGTCGAACGCATGTACGAGGGTGCTGGTGAGGTTGTGGAGCCGTTGCACgacccaaccccccccccccccactgcaAGCATTTATGCAGAGGTATCGTGCTATAAGAAGCAGGCAGGGTCATCAGCAACTCCGTGA